The proteins below are encoded in one region of Nitrososphaerota archaeon:
- a CDS encoding ATP-binding protein, with translation MKAINETDLLSTLKPLGDVLTSVDKVLSKVEKTQERIDVERRLFRDIDLSTGMTEVIEKRRKKKVKAKGNGDEEEEDDARSFFFDMFRSDRDPIKYVHVANPLGPIMRLVETLEPEYRQLVDNLKSLQAVSEIGVVKNSIGASMNIPLPKTLLDAKALLESGNINAIKGVTNATLNSAYNSGSYQEMDAAREFGVVANSYTTIYMDSLKTAANVCVDVLGNVDRLEHTAHGVWVETESAYRTLSREYLHREANRVVQNPILTNVLKVVYNDLPGLEEIEDGANLRQITPYSIHKAERLLKALTSKEVYSYLMKPGTISSTIKTRLTELFESYLELVETMTTFMMSLRNLDMGRREQKDVESFAKYKISSAVRDFKESLESFDGVDFGSIRAKAKVKTKTKGKIHAQMAKYVKISGMLGTIATTPDMAKKYVIQIYGMHKRDRENALRRPDEKDEDEEPTFYEAQQSAWGAIELVPSKKPAIKFEDIIGESYKETKEHIAILREYTKYPRLYLATSPSRTLKSNLLLVGPPGSGKTEVFRAMASDPRSVVVAVSGANVLSMWFGQAEQNVVRLAKAAQKLHDKTGKIVYVAIDEIDSVLQDPSDGNNLGDVVRRIKNTFQEIMDGVRYYRGVVWCGATNHPELLDPAVMRRFSFVDAPGNLTMQDRATILKYYTALGLPLAKDITDKDFEGYAKLMDGAVGDTVRKVSDGVHEKILSEFIKTHPKEAKELENWLKKKDFNVWELTKRDRKHVKGVIAKKMVVTKEVLESTLKDKVKAPNIVREIEVAKKTFDAYKNAMAGYGKSIPQYQ, from the coding sequence ATGAAAGCAATCAACGAAACCGATCTGCTTAGCACCCTGAAGCCGCTTGGTGACGTTCTCACTAGCGTCGACAAGGTACTCAGCAAGGTAGAGAAGACACAGGAACGGATAGACGTCGAACGACGTCTATTCAGGGACATCGACTTGTCCACCGGGATGACCGAAGTCATAGAGAAGCGCAGGAAGAAGAAAGTGAAGGCAAAGGGTAACGGCGATGAAGAGGAAGAAGACGATGCACGATCATTCTTCTTCGATATGTTCCGCAGCGATCGCGACCCTATCAAGTATGTGCATGTAGCCAATCCCCTCGGTCCAATCATGAGGTTGGTCGAAACCCTCGAGCCTGAGTACAGGCAACTCGTAGACAACTTGAAGTCTCTCCAGGCGGTAAGCGAGATCGGGGTGGTCAAGAACTCCATAGGGGCGTCAATGAATATACCACTCCCGAAGACACTCCTCGATGCGAAAGCCCTACTCGAGTCAGGCAACATAAATGCAATCAAGGGTGTTACCAACGCGACTCTCAACAGTGCTTACAACTCTGGAAGCTATCAAGAGATGGACGCCGCAAGAGAATTTGGGGTTGTAGCCAACTCATACACGACCATCTACATGGACTCTCTGAAGACCGCTGCCAACGTGTGCGTAGATGTATTGGGTAATGTCGACAGGCTTGAGCACACCGCCCACGGTGTCTGGGTCGAGACTGAATCGGCCTACAGAACACTGTCAAGGGAATATCTCCACCGCGAAGCCAATCGGGTCGTTCAGAATCCGATCCTAACTAACGTGCTCAAAGTGGTGTACAACGATCTCCCCGGGCTCGAAGAAATCGAGGATGGAGCGAACCTGAGGCAGATTACCCCATACAGCATCCACAAGGCAGAACGCCTCCTGAAGGCGCTCACGAGCAAGGAGGTCTACAGCTACCTTATGAAACCTGGGACCATCTCGTCGACAATCAAGACTCGTCTCACCGAGTTGTTCGAGAGTTATCTCGAACTCGTGGAGACCATGACTACGTTCATGATGTCTCTAAGGAACCTCGACATGGGAAGACGCGAGCAAAAAGACGTCGAATCCTTCGCAAAGTACAAGATCTCCTCGGCGGTGCGGGACTTCAAAGAATCTCTCGAATCATTCGATGGAGTTGACTTCGGATCGATACGAGCCAAGGCCAAGGTGAAGACCAAGACCAAGGGCAAGATCCACGCTCAGATGGCGAAATATGTGAAGATTTCCGGCATGCTGGGAACCATCGCTACCACGCCAGACATGGCGAAGAAGTATGTCATCCAGATCTATGGAATGCACAAGCGGGACAGAGAGAATGCACTTCGGCGTCCAGATGAGAAGGACGAGGACGAGGAGCCTACCTTCTACGAGGCTCAGCAGTCCGCATGGGGTGCTATCGAACTGGTCCCATCCAAGAAGCCCGCGATCAAGTTCGAGGACATCATAGGTGAGTCGTACAAGGAGACCAAGGAACACATAGCCATACTCCGCGAGTACACGAAGTACCCGAGGTTGTACTTGGCTACCAGCCCCAGCCGAACCCTCAAGAGCAACTTGCTCCTGGTTGGGCCCCCAGGCTCGGGAAAGACTGAGGTCTTCAGAGCAATGGCCAGTGATCCGAGGAGCGTGGTGGTAGCTGTCAGTGGCGCCAATGTGCTCAGCATGTGGTTCGGCCAGGCAGAGCAGAACGTAGTTAGGCTGGCGAAGGCGGCCCAGAAGCTTCACGACAAGACCGGCAAGATCGTTTATGTCGCGATAGACGAGATTGACTCGGTGCTCCAAGACCCCTCTGATGGCAACAACCTCGGAGATGTCGTGAGACGCATCAAGAACACGTTCCAGGAGATCATGGACGGTGTCAGGTACTACAGGGGTGTCGTCTGGTGCGGTGCTACCAACCACCCAGAGCTTCTTGACCCGGCAGTCATGAGGAGGTTCTCCTTTGTTGACGCGCCAGGCAATCTGACCATGCAGGACAGGGCAACCATCCTGAAGTACTACACCGCTCTTGGACTCCCACTTGCCAAGGACATCACTGACAAGGACTTTGAAGGGTATGCAAAGCTCATGGACGGCGCTGTCGGTGACACCGTGAGAAAGGTCTCCGATGGGGTCCATGAGAAGATACTCTCCGAGTTCATCAAGACCCATCCCAAGGAAGCCAAGGAGCTCGAGAACTGGTTGAAGAAGAAGGACTTCAACGTCTGGGAGCTCACCAAGCGTGACCGGAAGCATGTCAAGGGCGTAATCGCGAAGAAGATGGTGGTGACCAAGGAAGTCCTCGAGAGCACTCTCAAGGACAAGGTCAAGGCCCCCAACATCGTCCGCGAGATCGAGGTCGCCAAGAAGACCTTCGATGCCTACAAGAATGCAATGGCTGGCTACGGGAAGAGCATACCGCAGTACCAGTAA
- a CDS encoding ParB N-terminal domain-containing protein yields the protein MKGQEGGEKMVTKTIDEYQELPLSKCEPHSLTIFRFDYTGTDVEDLSASILAKGQLEPGYAVLDEKTGKYLIYIGQKRLAALQMAAKKDKNVKTYKAMVSKNISNSEIFTRAYIENEVRSNLDWVEKLKLYHTLNDSFNRNDKQDILTATKLSPAKVDECAKLFDVFTEDVMKSIYDTERKTGFRLTMKHLDEIVRVKNPDSMIALADHVCKTQMSASTLASLIDSKALITILPKLEEPSTTGSDGYEPATSSGSSADNDMEGPSSTPDVPMPKAQKVNGDWLTGDGYMVECPKKSCGAVNFFEATIVAKVKFADPLSSPANTVSAETDVAPNFAVEASHSCWKCGDQLVVKLASVEDSGLTDAVSKSGDLRAHSEKPVKVSVFCDVDKKKYTVTANDKQYVLDKSGKLKPEGR from the coding sequence TTGAAAGGACAAGAAGGAGGTGAAAAAATGGTAACTAAAACTATTGACGAATACCAGGAACTGCCGCTTTCGAAGTGTGAACCACACTCTCTGACAATATTCAGATTCGACTACACAGGAACTGACGTGGAAGATCTTAGCGCTTCCATACTAGCCAAGGGACAGCTCGAACCAGGATACGCAGTGCTCGACGAGAAGACCGGGAAGTACCTGATCTACATCGGGCAGAAGAGACTGGCCGCACTCCAAATGGCTGCAAAGAAGGACAAGAATGTGAAGACCTACAAGGCGATGGTCAGCAAGAACATCTCCAACAGTGAGATCTTCACAAGGGCCTACATTGAGAATGAAGTGCGGAGCAACCTCGACTGGGTCGAGAAGCTCAAGCTTTACCACACACTCAACGACAGCTTTAACAGGAATGACAAGCAGGACATACTGACTGCAACCAAGCTGAGCCCAGCAAAGGTGGACGAATGTGCCAAGCTCTTTGACGTCTTCACCGAAGATGTCATGAAATCAATCTACGACACAGAGCGCAAGACAGGGTTCAGGCTTACAATGAAGCACCTTGACGAGATCGTCAGAGTCAAGAACCCAGACAGCATGATAGCCCTCGCTGACCACGTCTGCAAGACGCAGATGTCTGCAAGCACACTGGCATCACTCATTGACAGCAAAGCACTGATCACAATCCTTCCAAAGCTCGAGGAACCATCTACCACTGGCTCCGATGGATATGAGCCAGCAACAAGCAGCGGCTCTTCTGCAGATAATGACATGGAGGGCCCAAGCTCAACCCCAGATGTACCAATGCCGAAGGCTCAAAAGGTCAACGGTGATTGGCTCACGGGCGACGGCTACATGGTCGAATGCCCGAAGAAGAGCTGCGGGGCAGTAAATTTCTTCGAGGCAACTATTGTTGCCAAGGTGAAGTTTGCCGACCCACTTTCGAGCCCTGCTAACACAGTGTCAGCCGAGACTGATGTGGCTCCCAACTTCGCAGTTGAGGCGTCGCACTCATGCTGGAAATGTGGCGACCAGTTGGTAGTGAAGTTGGCGTCTGTCGAAGACTCGGGTCTCACCGATGCTGTCTCAAAGTCTGGTGACTTGAGAGCGCACTCGGAGAAGCCTGTGAAAGTATCTGTCTTCTGCGACGTCGACAAGAAGAAGTACACTGTCACGGCAAACGACAAGCAGTACGTCTTGGACAAGAGCGGGAAGTTGAAGCCGGAGGGACGTTAA
- a CDS encoding TRAM domain-containing protein has translation MNIKLSPELAAVSANAERQERKWHEAERAQRQTERIQTPSPVKVDGEYDVTITKTSNRGDGIALVEGLIVFVPGAEQGWQGKVKVTRVFERAATATKVVVRAPMPEKGEEYDITITGSGRDESGITRINGVVTFVKGAPEGWQGKVRVTGIGKSGRVIFAERTDMPSPPRQRTRVSYGLLGEEGTKKKRDASREKTRAYKTKRIHERPARLLNQSLVLDNQFCAVCKAQTVAMKDVNGNIVTTQEELAAARELGPVMRVKIAHEGSHSPLLSFPVPPAPKPASTTKTSKLPKPQVQVKKTKPYKQPNPSFSITEPSFAVRGGYFNTQENKISDVPPRFVPYGDNAVLTTIANRPGSTIADIVAATDLSVAEVKQELTSLGYKLDITRKGRHFVRGQNDIRAKVVTALPAKPVTPQRPLTEELQNVATFKVGKHVLSDEAYTIFMDSVVNKNALAQFVNQDAESKKHTLADLGFISFAEAYGATNEIHLTPIVTNGSRGSLYYYPVGGNTHSKCFLKSTKKCFHLRIITTNGRLPQTKHAMIDDYGFYKQAYVPVDGGDTIHYIDGEFRNGKPTITSYNAFVFTDFRDGKLIATRDTESNPARVIDNLVKLGAAQGMLTPYAPMKGHYYAAIWQPMNRVEQAQTVVAGSPQASPGSTGRN, from the coding sequence ATGAACATAAAACTATCGCCAGAGCTAGCAGCTGTATCAGCTAACGCAGAACGCCAGGAACGCAAGTGGCACGAGGCTGAACGCGCACAACGCCAAACCGAGCGCATCCAGACGCCGTCGCCAGTCAAGGTAGATGGTGAATATGATGTCACCATAACCAAGACTAGTAACCGCGGCGATGGCATCGCACTGGTCGAAGGCCTCATAGTCTTCGTCCCCGGTGCCGAACAGGGGTGGCAGGGCAAGGTCAAGGTAACCAGGGTCTTTGAGAGGGCAGCCACTGCTACAAAGGTGGTCGTACGTGCTCCAATGCCCGAGAAGGGAGAAGAGTACGACATCACCATCACCGGTAGCGGCAGAGACGAGTCTGGTATCACCAGAATAAATGGCGTCGTCACCTTCGTCAAGGGCGCGCCTGAAGGCTGGCAAGGCAAGGTGCGGGTCACAGGTATCGGCAAGAGCGGACGTGTGATCTTTGCCGAAAGAACCGACATGCCATCTCCGCCCAGGCAGAGGACGCGGGTATCTTACGGCCTTCTAGGTGAAGAGGGCACGAAGAAGAAGCGCGACGCCAGCAGAGAGAAGACCAGGGCATACAAGACAAAACGCATCCACGAGAGGCCTGCAAGACTTCTCAACCAGTCACTCGTTCTTGACAATCAGTTCTGTGCGGTCTGCAAGGCACAAACTGTTGCTATGAAAGATGTGAATGGTAACATAGTCACCACCCAGGAAGAGCTGGCGGCAGCAAGAGAACTGGGACCAGTCATGAGGGTGAAGATCGCCCACGAGGGATCTCACTCTCCACTACTCAGCTTCCCGGTGCCCCCGGCTCCTAAGCCAGCTAGCACGACCAAAACATCAAAACTACCCAAGCCTCAGGTACAGGTCAAGAAGACGAAACCGTACAAGCAACCCAACCCCAGCTTCAGTATCACCGAACCATCATTCGCTGTCCGCGGAGGTTACTTCAACACCCAGGAGAACAAGATTAGCGATGTACCACCTCGCTTCGTCCCATACGGTGACAACGCGGTCCTCACCACCATCGCCAACAGACCAGGCTCCACAATAGCAGACATTGTAGCAGCCACTGACCTTTCAGTTGCCGAAGTGAAGCAGGAACTCACAAGTCTTGGCTACAAGCTAGACATCACACGCAAGGGAAGGCACTTTGTCCGTGGCCAGAACGACATCCGGGCCAAGGTCGTCACCGCCCTTCCTGCCAAACCAGTAACACCGCAAAGGCCGTTGACTGAAGAACTCCAGAATGTCGCCACCTTCAAGGTGGGTAAGCACGTCCTCAGCGACGAGGCATATACGATATTCATGGATTCTGTAGTCAACAAGAACGCCCTTGCACAATTTGTCAACCAAGACGCAGAGTCCAAGAAACATACCCTAGCAGACCTTGGGTTCATATCATTCGCCGAAGCATACGGCGCCACCAACGAAATACACCTAACACCAATAGTAACCAATGGGTCCAGAGGCTCACTGTATTACTACCCTGTCGGCGGTAATACACACTCCAAGTGCTTCCTGAAGAGCACCAAGAAATGCTTCCACCTCAGGATCATCACCACCAACGGCAGACTCCCACAGACCAAACACGCCATGATCGACGACTACGGCTTCTACAAGCAAGCCTACGTACCTGTCGATGGAGGCGACACCATCCACTACATCGACGGCGAGTTCCGTAACGGAAAGCCCACCATCACTTCCTACAACGCATTCGTTTTCACTGACTTCAGAGACGGCAAGCTCATAGCTACCAGGGACACCGAAAGCAACCCAGCCAGGGTCATCGACAACCTTGTCAAGCTAGGAGCCGCACAGGGTATGCTGACCCCATACGCCCCCATGAAGGGACACTACTACGCAGCCATATGGCAGCCAATGAACAGGGTCGAACAAGCCCAGACAGTAGTCGCGGGAAGCCCACAAGCTTCCCCCGGCTCCACCGGGCGCAACTAG
- a CDS encoding DNA-binding protein, with translation MNIRDFRDGMRRVDTEGEIVELSEPRSVNLRTGGEARVADAQLKDESGQIKLALWDDQIDQVKVGSKVRVTNGYTNSFRGELRLSIGKYGKLQVLN, from the coding sequence ATGAACATACGAGACTTCCGAGATGGTATGCGCAGAGTGGACACCGAAGGCGAGATTGTGGAGCTCTCTGAGCCCCGGTCAGTCAACCTGAGAACTGGTGGCGAGGCACGTGTTGCTGATGCCCAGTTGAAGGATGAATCAGGCCAGATCAAACTCGCTTTGTGGGACGACCAGATCGACCAGGTGAAGGTGGGGTCCAAGGTCAGGGTGACCAACGGCTACACCAACAGCTTCCGTGGGGAACTGCGCCTAAGCATAGGCAAGTATGGAAAGCTTCAGGTCCTAAACTAG